The proteins below come from a single Sporichthyaceae bacterium genomic window:
- a CDS encoding NlpC/P60 family protein produces the protein MVVPRPTRRHARTAAVLTGTLALGLVVSPGTGNAAPGLNLDQAERQVNALYHQAEQATERYDVARIAMRDAERGLAQAQRKSAAQQTTVSALQRTVGAFAADAYRNEGIDRTLQLVFSDDPSAFIDRAASLDALSSRQADALRKVVEARRELKASQVAAAQQLTVLEAQRKALATEKNNIQQALRAARAVLSRLQASDRAKFDRASRDGDPRDLLKGLPLPTSDQAGRAVNFAVAQLGDRYVWSGDGPDTWDCSGLTMAAWRAAGVSLPHSSAEQYAEGHKISRADLQPGDLVFFYSPISHVGLYLGNGRMVHAPNPSRRVEVTSIDSMPYAGAVRP, from the coding sequence GTGGTCGTCCCCCGCCCGACCCGACGACACGCCCGCACCGCCGCCGTCCTCACCGGGACCCTGGCGCTGGGGTTGGTCGTTTCACCCGGCACCGGCAATGCCGCGCCGGGCCTCAATCTCGACCAAGCCGAACGGCAGGTCAACGCTCTCTACCACCAGGCCGAGCAGGCCACCGAGCGCTACGACGTCGCCCGCATCGCGATGCGTGACGCGGAGCGCGGGCTGGCCCAGGCGCAGCGCAAATCCGCCGCCCAGCAGACCACGGTCAGCGCGTTGCAGCGCACCGTGGGCGCCTTCGCCGCGGACGCCTACCGCAACGAGGGCATCGACCGCACCCTGCAACTGGTGTTCTCCGACGATCCTTCGGCCTTCATCGATCGGGCCGCCTCCTTGGACGCACTGTCCAGCCGGCAGGCCGACGCGCTGCGCAAGGTCGTCGAGGCCCGTCGCGAGCTCAAGGCCAGCCAGGTCGCCGCGGCCCAGCAGTTGACGGTGCTCGAGGCGCAGCGCAAGGCGCTGGCCACCGAGAAGAACAACATCCAGCAGGCATTGCGCGCCGCCCGCGCGGTGCTCAGCCGGCTGCAGGCCTCCGACCGGGCCAAGTTCGACCGCGCCTCGCGCGACGGCGACCCGCGGGACCTGCTCAAGGGCCTGCCGTTGCCGACCAGTGACCAGGCCGGCCGGGCCGTGAACTTCGCCGTGGCCCAACTCGGCGACCGCTACGTGTGGTCCGGCGACGGCCCGGACACCTGGGACTGCTCCGGGTTGACGATGGCCGCCTGGCGGGCGGCGGGCGTGTCGCTGCCGCACTCCTCGGCCGAGCAGTACGCGGAGGGCCACAAGATCTCCCGGGCCGACCTGCAGCCGGGCGACCTGGTGTTCTTCTACAGCCCGATCAGCCACGTCGGTCTCTACCTGGGCAACGGTCGCATGGTGCACGCACCGAACCCCAGCCGCCGGGTAGAAGTCACCTCGATCGACTCCATGCCCTACGCGGGGGCCGTGCGGCCGTAA
- a CDS encoding M48 family metallopeptidase, giving the protein MVLSAALAVVVVLTTPWQAVGRPPGGRAPVDVAADFDAAYLHKENVYHHQLWPAVLGGLAATLLATLLLGLTPLGARLVRAAARPLRGGWWARLITGTVVITALIRVASLPFDVWRQHLQRNAGIVVQSWSGFLSDVAVGYGITLVAALIATLVFFGLVHWVRRWWIPGLAIAALLVVATSFVYPLVVEPAFNNFSPMPAGGLRTSLLQLAADDHVSVSDVLIADESKRSTRLNAYVSGIGSSRRIVVFDTTLNKLPPEEIRAIIAHELGHVKRNDVLHGTAEGALAASAAVCLVFVLVSSPRLRRQAGISDVRDPSSLALLLALVALLGALSTPVELLVSRRIEARADAHSLTLTHDPGTLIAMQRQIAENNLADLDPPWPEVWFYATHPTGPQRIAQARTWARLHNLPVPPPTVGHGG; this is encoded by the coding sequence GTGGTGCTGAGCGCGGCTCTCGCAGTGGTCGTCGTGCTCACCACCCCGTGGCAGGCGGTCGGGCGGCCACCCGGTGGACGGGCTCCGGTGGACGTGGCCGCCGACTTCGACGCGGCGTACCTGCACAAGGAGAACGTCTACCACCATCAGTTGTGGCCGGCGGTGCTCGGCGGGTTGGCGGCGACGCTGCTCGCCACGCTGCTGCTCGGGTTGACCCCGCTCGGTGCCCGACTGGTGCGCGCCGCGGCCCGGCCGCTACGCGGCGGTTGGTGGGCCAGGCTGATCACCGGCACCGTGGTGATCACCGCGCTGATCCGTGTCGCGAGCCTGCCCTTCGACGTCTGGCGCCAGCACCTGCAACGCAACGCGGGCATCGTGGTGCAGAGCTGGTCCGGTTTCCTCAGCGACGTCGCGGTCGGCTACGGCATCACCCTGGTCGCGGCGCTGATCGCCACATTGGTTTTCTTCGGCCTGGTGCACTGGGTGCGCCGCTGGTGGATACCCGGCCTGGCCATCGCGGCCCTGCTGGTGGTGGCCACCTCGTTCGTCTACCCGCTGGTGGTCGAGCCCGCGTTCAACAACTTCTCTCCGATGCCGGCCGGCGGGCTGCGTACGTCGCTGTTGCAGTTGGCCGCCGATGACCACGTTTCCGTGTCCGACGTGCTGATCGCGGATGAGTCCAAGCGATCCACGCGGCTCAACGCCTATGTCTCCGGCATCGGCTCCAGCCGCCGCATCGTGGTCTTCGACACCACGCTGAACAAGTTGCCGCCGGAGGAGATCCGGGCGATCATCGCTCACGAGTTGGGGCACGTGAAGCGCAATGACGTGCTGCACGGCACCGCCGAGGGCGCGTTGGCCGCGAGCGCCGCCGTGTGCCTGGTGTTCGTGCTGGTTTCCTCGCCGCGGCTGCGTCGACAGGCCGGGATTTCCGACGTGCGCGATCCCAGTTCGTTGGCGCTGTTGCTGGCCCTGGTGGCGTTGCTCGGCGCGCTGAGCACACCGGTGGAGTTGCTGGTGTCGCGCCGCATCGAGGCACGCGCTGACGCGCATTCGCTGACGCTGACTCACGATCCGGGCACACTGATTGCGATGCAGCGTCAGATCGCGGAGAACAACCTGGCCGACCTGGACCCTCCGTGGCCGGAGGTTTGGTTCTACGCCACGCACCCCACCGGGCCGCAGCGCATCGCGCAGGCGCGGACCTGGGCGAGACTGCACAACCTGCCGGTGCCCCCGCCCACCGTCGGCCACGGTGGCTGA
- a CDS encoding glycosyltransferase family 4 protein produces MGRTLVVTNDFPPRTGGIQSFVAGLVERLPPDQLVVYAPAWTGAAAYDAAADYPVVRHPGSLMLPVSTVARRARELIRQHRCDSVLFGAAAPLALLAPSLREVGVRRAVAITHGHEAGWALLPGGRAGLRRIGAGLDSLTYLGDYTRRLIGDALRPSDRAKLVRLHPGVDAERFRPDAGGAARRAEAGLAGRPVIVCVSRLVRRKGQDTLVRALPAIQKRVAGTALLLVGDGPDRSYLHELARRVRVVEDVVFAGAVAETDLPGWYGAGDVFAMPCRTRRRGLDVEGLGMVYLEASACGLPVLAGDSGGAPDAVLDGTTGRVIDGESTGAASHVLAMMLTNRQMARRLGDAGRAWTLSEWGWDLQAQRLAELLNG; encoded by the coding sequence ATGGGCCGCACGCTGGTGGTCACCAACGACTTCCCGCCGCGCACCGGAGGCATCCAGTCGTTCGTGGCGGGCCTGGTGGAACGGCTGCCCCCGGACCAGCTGGTGGTCTATGCCCCCGCCTGGACCGGTGCCGCGGCCTACGACGCGGCGGCGGACTACCCGGTGGTGCGTCATCCCGGCTCGTTGATGCTGCCGGTGTCCACGGTGGCCCGCCGGGCCCGGGAGCTGATCCGACAGCACCGCTGCGACTCGGTGCTGTTCGGCGCGGCCGCGCCGCTCGCCCTGCTGGCGCCGAGTCTGCGGGAGGTCGGGGTGCGTCGCGCGGTGGCCATCACGCACGGCCACGAGGCCGGCTGGGCGCTGTTGCCCGGCGGACGGGCCGGGCTGCGCCGGATCGGGGCCGGCCTGGACTCGCTGACCTACCTGGGCGACTACACCCGCCGGCTGATCGGCGACGCGCTGCGCCCGAGTGACCGAGCCAAGCTGGTCCGCCTGCATCCCGGGGTTGACGCCGAGCGGTTCCGCCCGGACGCCGGCGGGGCGGCCCGCCGCGCCGAGGCGGGGTTGGCCGGTCGTCCGGTGATCGTGTGCGTGTCCCGGCTGGTGCGCCGCAAGGGCCAGGACACGTTGGTGCGGGCATTGCCCGCGATCCAGAAACGGGTGGCGGGCACGGCGCTGCTCCTGGTCGGCGATGGTCCCGACCGCAGCTACCTGCACGAGTTGGCCCGCCGGGTCCGGGTGGTCGAGGACGTGGTGTTCGCGGGCGCCGTGGCGGAGACCGACCTACCCGGCTGGTACGGCGCCGGCGACGTGTTCGCGATGCCCTGTCGCACCCGGCGCCGTGGCCTGGACGTGGAGGGCCTGGGCATGGTCTACCTGGAGGCGTCCGCCTGTGGGCTGCCCGTGCTGGCCGGGGATTCCGGCGGCGCCCCGGATGCCGTGCTGGACGGCACCACCGGCCGGGTCATCGACGGGGAGTCCACCGGCGCCGCCTCGCACGTGTTGGCCATGATGCTGACCAACCGTCAGATGGCACGCCGGCTGGGCGATGCAGGTCGCGCCTGGACGCTGTCGGAGTGGGGCTGGGATCTGCAGGCGCAACGCCTCGCGGAGTTGTTGAACGGCTGA
- a CDS encoding response regulator transcription factor: MSTTVLLVDDHELIRHGLRRAFERDPDFEVVGEAGSVAEALAVIRAMSPEVVIMDVRLPDGNGLDAVKKLRAAGESMGIVVLTMYAGDDQLFAALEAGASSFVNKDSPAEEVLAAARHAAASPASFSAADLADAMRRKMAPSGPALSPREKEVLKLLADGLAVSGIAKTLFISESTTKTHISKVYEKLGAGNRAQALMTALRMGLITSDKDPHR, translated from the coding sequence ATGAGTACGACAGTGCTGCTGGTCGACGACCACGAGCTGATCCGCCATGGTTTGCGTCGGGCCTTCGAGCGCGACCCCGATTTCGAGGTGGTCGGTGAGGCGGGCTCGGTGGCCGAGGCGCTGGCCGTGATCAGGGCTATGTCGCCCGAGGTCGTGATCATGGACGTGCGACTGCCGGACGGCAACGGCCTGGACGCGGTGAAGAAGCTGCGCGCGGCCGGGGAGAGCATGGGCATCGTCGTGCTGACCATGTACGCCGGGGACGACCAACTGTTCGCCGCACTGGAGGCCGGTGCGTCCAGTTTCGTCAACAAGGACTCACCCGCCGAGGAGGTGCTGGCCGCCGCGCGGCACGCCGCGGCCTCGCCCGCCTCGTTCTCCGCCGCGGACCTCGCGGACGCGATGCGGCGCAAGATGGCGCCCTCGGGTCCCGCGCTGTCCCCGCGGGAAAAGGAGGTGCTCAAGCTGCTGGCGGACGGGCTGGCCGTGTCCGGCATCGCCAAGACACTGTTCATCAGCGAGTCCACCACCAAGACCCACATCTCCAAGGTCTACGAGAAGCTCGGCGCGGGCAACCGCGCGCAGGCCTTAATGACCGCGCTGCGCATGGGTTTGATCACCTCCGACAAGGACCCGCACCGCTGA
- a CDS encoding GAF domain-containing protein: MPGRIAALLARYPGLPAVALRALLLAGCAVLAVLGDKPGQDFSWIGAMGVVGAAVSVLERTTLAGLLGRTGEVAVWAIAVNSTGHELSPLLPYLLAPVFAGGLLAQAGGATMAAGAAATALLIGLAVPNRQDLHVKDYSVAAAQWTVIALMGGLVAAWARRLQDDATETATNVYAEAHDLLSQLYAVTRQLPGSLDPVTTADTLIEELARVARFSAAAVIMRSDGDRLTTLARRGEDRLEWEMELGGANPFAEVWATEAPQLRDHRFLRDAGSLEPPPGGSSLVVPIRIGERISGLLACETEQPYAYPSAVVEQIVDLAEDIALRLDTGVLFDQIRELATAEERRRLAREIHDGIAQELASLGYMVDEISSVAADAGQLDIVEDLTGLRQEMTRIVRELRLSIFELRSDVDRHGGLGAALSEYLRMIGTTAGFTVHMTLDESNRRLPAETEAELLRIAQEAINNARKHAAADNLWVTCRVHPPDAELVVEDDGQGLGKGREDSYGLEVMRERAARSRATLEIRARQPRGTYVAVRVGLAATAHDAEAEEYDKLMSGPKRGRRTEEKAR; this comes from the coding sequence GTGCCCGGGCGCATCGCTGCTTTGCTCGCGCGCTACCCCGGCCTGCCGGCGGTGGCGTTGCGTGCCCTGCTGCTGGCCGGCTGCGCCGTGCTCGCGGTGCTCGGCGACAAGCCGGGTCAGGACTTCAGCTGGATCGGCGCGATGGGCGTGGTCGGCGCCGCGGTGTCGGTGCTGGAGCGCACTACCCTCGCCGGATTGCTGGGCCGCACCGGCGAGGTCGCGGTGTGGGCCATCGCGGTGAACTCCACCGGGCACGAGCTGTCCCCGCTGCTGCCCTACCTGCTGGCTCCGGTGTTCGCGGGCGGCCTGTTGGCCCAGGCGGGCGGGGCGACCATGGCGGCGGGCGCCGCGGCCACCGCGCTGCTGATCGGTCTGGCCGTGCCCAACCGGCAGGACCTGCACGTCAAGGACTACAGCGTGGCCGCCGCCCAGTGGACGGTGATCGCGTTGATGGGCGGGCTGGTCGCGGCCTGGGCCCGCCGGCTGCAGGACGACGCCACCGAGACCGCGACGAACGTCTACGCCGAGGCCCACGACCTGCTCTCCCAGCTTTACGCAGTGACCCGTCAACTGCCGGGGTCGCTGGACCCGGTGACCACCGCGGACACGCTGATCGAGGAGTTGGCCCGGGTCGCCCGGTTCAGTGCCGCGGCGGTAATCATGCGCAGCGACGGGGACCGGCTGACCACGCTGGCCCGCCGCGGCGAGGACCGGCTGGAGTGGGAGATGGAGCTGGGCGGGGCCAACCCGTTCGCCGAGGTCTGGGCCACCGAAGCGCCCCAGCTGCGGGATCACCGGTTCCTGCGCGACGCCGGCTCACTGGAGCCACCGCCGGGCGGCAGCTCGCTGGTGGTGCCGATCCGCATCGGCGAACGCATCAGCGGCCTGCTGGCCTGCGAGACCGAGCAGCCCTACGCCTATCCGTCCGCCGTGGTCGAGCAGATCGTCGACCTCGCCGAGGACATCGCGCTGCGTCTGGACACCGGCGTGCTGTTCGACCAGATCCGCGAGCTGGCCACCGCCGAGGAACGCCGGCGCCTGGCCCGGGAGATCCACGACGGAATCGCGCAGGAATTGGCCTCACTGGGCTACATGGTCGACGAGATCTCCTCGGTGGCCGCGGACGCCGGACAGCTGGACATCGTCGAGGACCTCACCGGACTGCGCCAGGAGATGACCCGCATCGTGCGCGAGCTGCGGCTGTCCATCTTCGAGCTGCGCTCCGACGTGGACCGTCACGGCGGGTTGGGTGCCGCGCTGTCCGAGTACCTGCGGATGATCGGCACCACCGCCGGGTTCACCGTGCACATGACGTTGGACGAGTCCAACCGCCGGCTGCCCGCGGAAACCGAGGCGGAGCTGCTGCGTATTGCCCAGGAGGCGATCAACAACGCCCGCAAGCACGCCGCCGCGGACAACCTCTGGGTCACCTGCCGGGTGCATCCGCCGGACGCCGAACTGGTGGTCGAGGACGACGGTCAGGGCCTGGGCAAGGGCCGCGAGGACAGTTACGGGCTGGAGGTCATGCGGGAACGGGCGGCGCGCTCCCGGGCGACGCTGGAAATTCGGGCCCGGCAGCCCCGGGGGACATACGTTGCAGTTCGGGTAGGACTCGCCGCGACCGCACACGACGCGGAGGCCGAGGAGTACGACAAGCTAATGTCCGGGCCGAAGCGTGGCCGAAGGACCGAGGAGAAGGCGCGATGA
- a CDS encoding metallophosphoesterase, translating into MRIHVVSDVHGSTQALAAAGMGADVLICLGDLVLFVDYEDSAGGIFGEIFGVEKTAEWISLRTAGRFDEARSFSRGLWASIDGDPMDVITQQVRTQYAGLFAAMPDPTYLTYGNVDLPALWPEFLGPAHTVLDGQITTIGGRVFGFVGGGLPTPYRTPFEIPEDVYAAKVTAVFDAAAAAGRRVDVLCTHIPPAVPDLTYDVVARRFERGSEAILSAIREHQPPLALFGHVHQPLAERTRIGRTECVNVGHFRGTATPYVLTW; encoded by the coding sequence ATGCGCATTCACGTGGTCAGTGACGTGCACGGGTCGACGCAGGCTCTGGCGGCGGCAGGGATGGGTGCCGATGTCCTGATATGTCTGGGCGATCTGGTGCTGTTCGTCGACTACGAGGACTCTGCCGGCGGAATCTTCGGGGAGATCTTCGGGGTCGAGAAGACCGCCGAATGGATCTCGTTGCGCACCGCCGGACGGTTCGACGAGGCCCGGTCCTTTTCGCGCGGTTTGTGGGCAAGCATCGACGGCGACCCGATGGATGTGATCACCCAGCAGGTGCGCACGCAGTACGCCGGCCTGTTCGCGGCCATGCCCGACCCGACCTACCTGACCTACGGCAACGTCGATCTGCCCGCGCTCTGGCCGGAATTCCTGGGCCCGGCGCACACCGTGTTGGACGGTCAGATCACCACGATCGGGGGACGGGTGTTCGGCTTCGTGGGGGGCGGGCTACCCACTCCTTACCGCACCCCGTTCGAGATTCCCGAGGACGTCTACGCGGCGAAGGTAACCGCGGTGTTCGACGCCGCCGCGGCGGCCGGTCGCCGAGTGGACGTGCTGTGCACGCACATCCCGCCGGCTGTGCCCGATCTCACTTACGACGTGGTGGCCCGTCGCTTTGAACGGGGCAGCGAGGCCATCCTGTCGGCCATCCGGGAACACCAGCCGCCCCTCGCCCTGTTCGGGCACGTGCACCAGCCGTTGGCGGAGCGCACCCGAATCGGGCGTACCGAGTGCGTCAACGTGGGCCACTTCCGGGGCACCGCCACCCCGTACGTGCTGACGTGGTGA
- a CDS encoding SRPBCC family protein, translated as MADQTTASITIAAAPQAVLDVIADFEAYPEWAGAVKKAEILGRLPDGRAELVHYQLDAGPIKDEYTLGYDWSQVPDLLTWKLVEGQMLKMLVGSYALVETGDGHTEVTYHLALDVKIPLLGMIKRKAEKVIIDQALKELKKRVEG; from the coding sequence ATGGCGGATCAGACCACGGCGAGCATCACCATCGCCGCGGCGCCGCAGGCCGTGCTTGACGTGATCGCCGACTTCGAGGCCTACCCGGAATGGGCCGGCGCGGTGAAGAAGGCGGAGATCCTCGGCCGGCTGCCCGACGGGCGGGCCGAGCTGGTGCACTACCAACTCGACGCAGGCCCGATCAAGGACGAGTACACCCTGGGCTACGACTGGTCGCAGGTGCCCGACCTGCTGACCTGGAAGCTCGTCGAGGGCCAGATGCTCAAGATGCTGGTCGGCTCCTACGCGCTGGTGGAAACCGGCGACGGGCACACCGAGGTGACCTATCACCTGGCGCTGGACGTCAAGATCCCGCTGCTGGGCATGATCAAGCGCAAGGCCGAGAAGGTCATCATCGATCAGGCCCTCAAGGAGCTCAAGAAGCGCGTGGAGGGCTAG
- a CDS encoding ArsA family ATPase has protein sequence MLLFTGKGGVGKTTAAAGTATAAAAAGYKTLVLSTDAAHSLADAFDHPAGGEPTEVGPHLYVQQVDTQRTFERTWVEIRSYLLSVLDSVGVDPIEAEELTVLPGAEEVLALLEVRDQVRSGRWDVVVVDCAPTAETLRLLALPEALNWYMDRVFPVERRLVRALRPVLGKVAGVPMPRDKVFDAVERLHAELAAVRSVLTDPGTSVRLVLTPEAVVVAEARRTLTSLALYGYRTDAVIANRVFPQAGADEWRRGWVAAQAAVLAEVEASFAPLPVLRSPYRTCEPVGPGELAAFAEELYSALPADRSDPCAVLAGAEPMTVRHTEDRYVLSLALPLADKREMDLRRKGDELVLTVAGHRRQLALPGLLARRAITGADLVGDRLDIGFARDLP, from the coding sequence GTGCTGTTGTTCACCGGCAAGGGCGGCGTTGGCAAGACGACCGCCGCGGCCGGCACCGCGACCGCGGCTGCCGCCGCTGGTTACAAGACGCTGGTGCTCTCCACCGACGCCGCGCATTCGTTGGCCGACGCCTTCGACCACCCCGCGGGGGGCGAGCCCACCGAGGTCGGTCCCCACCTCTACGTGCAACAGGTCGACACGCAGCGCACGTTCGAGCGGACCTGGGTGGAGATCCGCAGCTACCTGCTCAGCGTGCTGGACTCGGTCGGGGTCGATCCGATCGAGGCCGAGGAGCTCACCGTGCTGCCCGGCGCCGAGGAGGTGCTGGCCCTGCTCGAGGTGCGCGATCAGGTGCGCTCCGGGCGCTGGGACGTCGTGGTCGTGGACTGTGCGCCGACCGCCGAGACGCTGCGGCTATTGGCCCTGCCCGAGGCGCTGAACTGGTACATGGACCGGGTCTTCCCGGTCGAGCGGCGTCTGGTGCGCGCGCTGCGGCCGGTGCTGGGCAAGGTGGCCGGCGTGCCGATGCCCCGGGACAAGGTGTTCGACGCGGTGGAACGGTTGCACGCGGAGCTGGCCGCGGTGCGCAGCGTGCTCACCGACCCCGGCACCTCGGTGCGCCTGGTGCTCACCCCGGAGGCGGTGGTGGTGGCCGAGGCGCGGCGCACGCTGACCTCGCTGGCGCTCTACGGGTACCGGACCGATGCGGTGATCGCCAATCGGGTGTTCCCGCAGGCCGGGGCGGATGAGTGGCGGCGCGGCTGGGTGGCCGCGCAGGCAGCCGTGCTGGCCGAGGTCGAGGCCTCCTTCGCCCCGTTGCCGGTGCTGCGTTCGCCGTACCGTACGTGTGAGCCGGTGGGACCGGGCGAACTCGCAGCGTTCGCCGAGGAGCTCTACTCTGCGCTGCCCGCGGACCGCTCGGACCCGTGTGCGGTGCTGGCCGGGGCGGAACCCATGACGGTCCGTCACACCGAGGACCGGTATGTGCTCTCCCTCGCCCTGCCGCTGGCCGACAAGCGCGAGATGGACCTGCGACGTAAGGGCGATGAGCTGGTGCTGACGGTGGCCGGGCACCGTCGGCAGTTGGCCTTGCCCGGCTTGCTGGCCCGCCGTGCGATCACCGGTGCGGATCTGGTCGGCGACCGGTTGGACATCGGCTTTGCCCGGGATCTGCCATGA
- a CDS encoding ROK family glucokinase, producing MGGTKIAAGLVDGQGKVLNCVRRESPEDSEELFEAIVAAVRDLGREAVRVPIGVGAAGFVDLDRSTVLFAPNLPWRTEPLGSQLGDELNATVVVENDANAAAWAEARFGAGVGHDHVVCVTVGTGVGGGMVQDGQLIRGGHGVAGEFGHLPVVPDGMPCGCGQYGCWEQYAGGEALLRRARDLVRAKRPEAALLSASCHGKPEQLRGPVITKLARTGDSAAIELLAETGHWLGVGLAGLAAVLDPTCFVIGGGVADAGDLLVQPARRTFDRRLPAGGTRKSPVLVPALLGNDAGMIGAADLAREGGGP from the coding sequence GTGGGTGGCACCAAGATCGCGGCCGGCTTGGTGGACGGCCAGGGGAAAGTGCTCAACTGCGTCCGGCGGGAATCGCCGGAGGACAGCGAAGAGTTGTTCGAGGCGATCGTCGCGGCGGTCCGGGATCTCGGCCGGGAGGCCGTTCGGGTGCCCATCGGGGTGGGTGCCGCGGGGTTCGTGGATCTCGACCGATCCACCGTGCTGTTCGCGCCGAATCTGCCGTGGCGGACCGAACCCCTGGGCAGCCAATTGGGCGATGAATTGAACGCCACCGTGGTGGTGGAGAACGACGCGAACGCCGCGGCCTGGGCCGAGGCCCGGTTCGGCGCCGGTGTCGGGCACGACCACGTGGTGTGCGTGACTGTCGGCACCGGCGTGGGCGGCGGGATGGTGCAGGACGGGCAACTGATCCGTGGGGGTCACGGGGTTGCCGGGGAGTTCGGGCACCTGCCGGTGGTGCCGGACGGCATGCCGTGCGGTTGCGGCCAGTACGGCTGTTGGGAGCAATACGCCGGCGGGGAGGCATTGTTACGCCGGGCCCGCGACCTGGTCCGCGCCAAGCGGCCCGAGGCCGCCCTACTGTCCGCGTCCTGCCACGGAAAGCCCGAACAGCTGCGGGGTCCGGTGATCACCAAGCTGGCGCGAACCGGCGATTCGGCTGCGATCGAGTTGCTCGCCGAGACAGGCCACTGGCTCGGGGTCGGCCTGGCCGGATTGGCCGCGGTGCTGGACCCGACCTGCTTCGTGATCGGCGGCGGCGTCGCCGACGCCGGTGACCTGTTGGTGCAACCGGCCCGGCGGACCTTCGACCGTCGGCTGCCCGCGGGTGGTACGCGAAAGTCGCCGGTGCTGGTTCCCGCGCTGCTGGGCAACGATGCGGGCATGATTGGGGCCGCCGATCTGGCCAGAGAGGGGGGCGGTCCGTGA
- a CDS encoding endonuclease/exonuclease/phosphatase family protein: MSGGVTPLRVLSYDVRGLRGDPAAVVGVIRATRADVVLLQQAPTSTRWRSRCAALAREAELLVVGGDRKAAGNLVLSKVRNKVLGVISTPLPGSWRRRAGMVLAVLEVSGSRVVVISTRFGLDTTQRSRQADALISQIGGLGDQVVCGIAVNDDPGTSAWNTVAARLRDAYSVVPEGGGATFPAFAPNRRIDAIFVSEAVTVLAAGVPHGLPAAAAASDHLPVLAQLMLGPSPG, from the coding sequence GTGAGTGGCGGGGTCACGCCCCTACGGGTGCTCTCCTACGACGTGCGGGGGTTGCGCGGCGACCCGGCCGCGGTCGTAGGGGTGATCCGCGCCACCCGGGCGGATGTGGTGCTGTTGCAGCAGGCGCCCACCTCCACCCGATGGCGGTCCCGGTGTGCGGCGTTGGCCCGCGAGGCCGAGCTGCTGGTGGTCGGCGGGGACCGCAAGGCCGCGGGCAACCTGGTGCTGTCCAAGGTGCGCAACAAGGTGCTCGGGGTGATCTCCACGCCGCTGCCCGGCAGTTGGCGGCGGCGCGCAGGCATGGTGCTCGCCGTGCTGGAGGTCAGCGGCAGCCGCGTGGTGGTGATCTCCACCCGGTTCGGGCTGGACACCACGCAGCGCAGCCGGCAGGCCGACGCGTTGATCTCGCAGATCGGCGGGTTGGGGGATCAGGTGGTCTGTGGCATCGCGGTCAATGACGACCCCGGTACCTCGGCCTGGAACACCGTGGCGGCCCGATTGCGCGACGCGTACTCGGTGGTGCCCGAGGGCGGCGGAGCGACGTTCCCGGCGTTCGCGCCCAACCGCCGCATCGACGCGATCTTCGTCTCCGAGGCGGTCACCGTGCTGGCTGCCGGGGTGCCCCACGGGCTGCCCGCAGCCGCCGCGGCCAGCGACCATCTGCCCGTGCTCGCGCAGCTCATGCTCGGCCCGTCGCCGGGCTGA
- a CDS encoding alpha/beta fold hydrolase: MPVLSGAEPYHHSGGSVGALLCHGFTGSPYSMRPWAEYLAAASLTVALPRLPGHGTDWRDMNLTTWDDWYTAVDREFGELRERCDQVFVMGLSMGGALALRVAQRHGGAVAGVVVVNPSVLSHDPRLRALPLLHRFVPSLGAIGDDIRKPGVSEMAYDRTPLRALESLRRAWPTVVRDLPRVTQPLLLLRSYTDHVVEPESSRQVLSRVSSRDLTEIVLHDSYHVATLDHDAPRIFAESLDFVNRLRAQAVQGP; this comes from the coding sequence GTGCCAGTCCTGTCGGGAGCGGAGCCGTACCACCACAGCGGAGGTTCGGTCGGCGCGCTGCTCTGCCACGGCTTCACCGGCTCGCCATACAGCATGCGCCCGTGGGCGGAATACCTGGCCGCGGCCTCCTTGACGGTCGCGCTACCCCGCCTGCCCGGCCACGGCACGGACTGGCGGGACATGAACCTGACCACCTGGGACGACTGGTACACCGCGGTCGACCGGGAATTCGGGGAGCTGCGCGAGCGCTGCGACCAAGTGTTCGTGATGGGGCTGTCCATGGGTGGGGCGCTGGCCCTGCGGGTGGCGCAACGCCACGGCGGCGCGGTGGCCGGGGTGGTCGTGGTGAACCCGTCGGTGCTGTCCCACGACCCGCGGCTGCGGGCGTTGCCGCTACTGCACCGCTTTGTGCCCTCCTTGGGCGCCATCGGCGACGACATCCGCAAGCCCGGCGTCAGCGAGATGGCCTACGACCGCACCCCGTTGCGCGCGCTGGAATCGCTGCGTCGGGCCTGGCCGACCGTCGTGCGCGACCTGCCCCGGGTGACCCAGCCGCTGCTGCTGCTGCGCAGCTACACCGACCACGTGGTGGAACCGGAGAGCTCCCGTCAGGTGCTGAGCCGGGTGTCCTCCCGCGACCTCACCGAGATCGTGCTGCACGACAGCTACCACGTGGCCACCCTGGATCATGACGCCCCGCGCATCTTCGCGGAGAGCCTCGATTTCGTGAACCGACTGCGCGCGCAAGCGGTCCAAGGCCCATGA